In Paenibacillus ihbetae, the following are encoded in one genomic region:
- a CDS encoding FMN-dependent NADH-azoreductase: MANVLFIKANDRDQSVSIKLYDAFVSAYRAKNPGDNITELDLFEAELPYYNGEMFSGIIKLASGGELTAEEQKAVNIANRYTDQFIAADKVVIAFPLWNFTIPAQLLTYLSYLSQPRKTFKYTAQGPVGLQSEKKVVLLNARGSVYSEGPLAEKEMSVNYVKSMLGFWGITTIETVVIEGHNQYQDRAQQIIETGLAEAAKVASGF; the protein is encoded by the coding sequence ATGGCAAATGTATTATTCATTAAAGCTAACGATCGGGATCAATCCGTCAGCATAAAGCTCTACGACGCTTTCGTAAGTGCGTACCGGGCGAAAAACCCGGGCGACAATATTACGGAATTGGACCTGTTCGAAGCGGAGCTGCCTTATTACAATGGCGAAATGTTTTCGGGCATTATCAAGCTTGCCAGCGGCGGTGAACTAACGGCCGAAGAACAAAAAGCAGTCAATATCGCTAATCGCTACACAGATCAATTTATCGCAGCAGATAAAGTCGTAATCGCGTTCCCGCTTTGGAATTTTACGATTCCGGCTCAATTGCTCACTTACCTGTCTTATCTTAGCCAACCGCGGAAAACATTCAAGTACACAGCACAAGGTCCGGTAGGATTGCAAAGTGAAAAGAAAGTGGTGCTCCTTAACGCACGAGGCAGCGTTTACTCGGAAGGCCCGCTGGCTGAAAAGGAGATGTCTGTTAATTACGTAAAAAGCATGCTTGGTTTTTGGGGAATCACAACCATTGAAACGGTCGTCATAGAAGGCCACAATCAATATCAAGACCGCGCTCAGCAAATCATTGAAACCGGATTAGCTGAAGCAGCAAAAGTAGCATCCGGATTTTAA
- a CDS encoding class I SAM-dependent methyltransferase has protein sequence MREQSRMNKKAWEHRAYEFWHKRDGSPQEKARQILENPLAALKKHKSLFEHVRGKRIANLCGSNGRKAVPLALLGAEVTVFDISEENRKYAFELAASAGIPLEFIVTDIYEIDLKAYGGYFDILYLEGGILHYFGDLDKFMNILYGLLHDGGQLILSDFHPLGRCISSDGEVNYFDTELKNGDVAYKGAFDVDEQKDFPDVSIRLYTLSDIINSVVASGFRLKRFDEHRGWNNENIPWEFTILADK, from the coding sequence GTGCGTGAACAAAGTAGAATGAATAAGAAAGCTTGGGAGCATCGTGCTTATGAATTTTGGCATAAACGAGATGGTTCTCCTCAGGAAAAAGCTCGTCAGATATTAGAAAACCCACTAGCAGCGCTTAAAAAGCATAAAAGCCTATTCGAACATGTTCGAGGTAAAAGGATTGCTAACCTTTGCGGCTCCAATGGAAGAAAAGCTGTTCCGTTAGCTTTACTAGGAGCAGAGGTGACTGTATTCGATATCTCTGAGGAAAACAGAAAGTATGCTTTTGAGCTGGCTGCAAGCGCTGGTATTCCATTAGAATTCATCGTCACCGACATATATGAGATTGACCTAAAAGCGTACGGAGGATACTTCGATATTTTATATTTAGAGGGAGGGATCCTACACTATTTCGGTGATTTGGACAAGTTCATGAATATTCTTTACGGTTTATTGCATGATGGTGGACAATTGATTTTAAGTGATTTCCATCCTTTAGGAAGATGTATCTCTTCTGACGGCGAGGTCAATTATTTTGATACGGAATTAAAAAATGGAGACGTGGCGTATAAAGGGGCATTTGATGTCGACGAACAGAAGGATTTCCCCGATGTTTCCATTCGATTGTACACGTTGAGCGATATTATAAATTCGGTCGTCGCATCCGGGTTCAGATTGAAAAGGTTCGATGAGCATCGTGGATGGAATAATGAAAATATCCCTTGGGAATTTACGATCCTGGCGGACAAATAG
- a CDS encoding MFS transporter: MKTIFRYPIAIYVLMIGAFAIGTTEFLIMGILPEVANDLHVSVSKAGLLVTGYALGVAIGGPLLTAFTVRFPRKALLLGLMALFVTANILSAIASDYFVLMAARILSALSHGTVFGIGSIVATRLVSPKQQASAISMMFIGVTLANILGVPLGTWIGQSYGWRSAFWAVAFLGLLSFIALAVSVPRIKNEERPQLMKEVSVLRSPQVWLSLLMTVLGFGGVFVIFTYITPLLTNVTGYQENAVTGLLLLFGAGLTIGNIAGGKLADWKLMPSLIGMLVLLTLIMALFTVTMHSKLATVITIFIWGIAAFGTVPGFQMLVLNKAGAAPNLASSLNIGAFNLGGAGGALLGGIVLDSALGIESLAWIAASVTLVGLIVTIWSSVMERKGIHSSKDSVKWTRRLDS, from the coding sequence ATGAAAACCATCTTTCGCTACCCGATAGCAATTTATGTATTAATGATTGGCGCATTCGCGATCGGTACTACCGAGTTTCTGATTATGGGAATCCTTCCCGAAGTTGCGAATGATCTTCACGTTTCGGTCAGTAAAGCAGGCTTGTTAGTGACTGGCTACGCGCTGGGCGTAGCAATCGGAGGCCCTCTCCTGACCGCATTTACGGTACGTTTCCCACGAAAGGCATTGCTCTTGGGTTTGATGGCTCTATTTGTGACAGCCAATATCTTAAGTGCCATCGCATCGGATTATTTTGTCTTAATGGCTGCCCGCATTCTTTCCGCATTATCACACGGTACTGTGTTTGGAATCGGATCGATCGTCGCCACCAGATTGGTGAGTCCGAAACAACAAGCCAGTGCGATTTCCATGATGTTTATTGGCGTGACACTCGCCAATATTTTGGGCGTCCCTCTTGGAACATGGATCGGGCAAAGCTACGGATGGCGCTCTGCATTTTGGGCCGTTGCTTTCTTGGGACTCCTTTCATTCATCGCCCTGGCCGTCTCTGTCCCAAGAATCAAAAATGAAGAACGCCCGCAGCTTATGAAAGAAGTTAGCGTTCTGCGAAGCCCTCAAGTATGGTTGTCACTATTGATGACCGTATTGGGATTCGGCGGTGTATTTGTTATTTTCACCTACATCACTCCCCTATTAACGAATGTTACAGGGTATCAGGAAAACGCTGTGACAGGTCTGCTTCTGTTGTTTGGCGCAGGTTTGACGATCGGCAATATAGCTGGCGGAAAACTGGCAGATTGGAAGCTCATGCCGTCTTTGATCGGAATGCTGGTTCTTCTTACGCTTATCATGGCTCTGTTCACCGTTACAATGCATTCCAAACTTGCGACTGTAATTACGATTTTCATCTGGGGAATAGCCGCATTCGGCACAGTGCCCGGCTTCCAGATGCTCGTGCTCAATAAAGCTGGAGCCGCACCCAACTTGGCATCATCGCTGAATATCGGCGCTTTCAACCTCGGCGGCGCGGGGGGCGCATTGCTTGGCGGGATAGTACTGGACAGTGCATTAGGAATCGAGTCTCTTGCTTGGATAGCCGCTTCTGTTACTCTGGTCGGATTAATCGTCACCATCTGGAGCAGTGTAATGGAACGCAAGGGGATACACTCGAGCAAGGATTCGGTTAAATGGACAAGGAGGTTGGATTCGTAA
- a CDS encoding tetratricopeptide repeat protein, producing the protein MEDVHNYAAYTKAQQLIKWRRYKEALKEAEQLISQVPEHPDVFALISQIHLFMDEYDKALHWSNQALKREPQHELAWFVRVSVYYYTDKDRAFEEALQEALRIDPYEPHYYYLQANTLNKKGRPKQAKTALSHALELRPESPLYLALLSYTEALLTNLEDSARLERQALNNNMESPNVYFFLGLASGQRGEYKLKETYMRNAVRLDPDSKQFQDEYLDALQHNEKLFKICLWPVKFLRKMKNWQILLTWVVAMLLFRPLLILFIVLYVLLHWVTKAIVHVKVFGWGRRGV; encoded by the coding sequence GTGGAGGACGTACATAATTACGCCGCTTATACGAAAGCGCAGCAGCTTATCAAATGGAGGCGGTATAAAGAAGCTTTAAAGGAAGCTGAGCAGTTAATAAGCCAAGTACCGGAGCACCCGGACGTCTTTGCGCTGATCTCGCAAATTCACTTATTCATGGATGAATACGACAAAGCACTGCATTGGTCCAATCAGGCGCTTAAACGGGAACCACAGCACGAGCTGGCCTGGTTTGTGCGCGTCAGCGTTTACTACTATACGGATAAGGATCGGGCTTTCGAAGAAGCTCTGCAAGAAGCTTTACGGATAGATCCCTATGAGCCTCATTATTATTATCTGCAGGCAAATACGTTGAACAAAAAGGGGAGGCCAAAGCAAGCAAAGACGGCACTTTCACATGCGCTTGAACTGCGTCCGGAATCACCATTATATTTGGCTTTGTTAAGCTATACGGAAGCGTTGCTGACAAACTTAGAGGATTCTGCCAGGTTGGAAAGGCAAGCCCTCAACAATAATATGGAATCGCCAAATGTATATTTTTTCCTCGGCTTGGCGTCTGGCCAGCGTGGGGAATACAAGCTGAAAGAGACGTATATGCGAAATGCCGTCCGCTTGGACCCGGACAGCAAACAGTTCCAGGATGAATATTTAGATGCGCTTCAGCATAACGAAAAGTTATTTAAAATATGCTTGTGGCCTGTAAAATTTTTGCGGAAAATGAAGAACTGGCAGATTCTGCTCACCTGGGTTGTGGCAATGCTATTATTTAGGCCTTTGCTCATTTTGTTCATCGTGTTGTATGTGCTCTTGCATTGGGTAACCAAAGCGATCGTGCACGTCAAAGTTTTTGGCTGGGGACGCAGAGGCGTTTGA
- a CDS encoding IS1182 family transposase (programmed frameshift) has product MLRSNREKQQAYEFVSIEELVPQDHLLRKVDKYIDFSFIDEKVRPLYCADTGRPAIDPVVLFKMIFLGYFYGIRSERQLEREIQTNLAYRWFLGLGLTDKVPDHSTISWNRRTRFKDTEIFQEIFDEIVLQAIQHRMVGGRVLVTDSTHVKANANKHKYTKEQVLQNTRGYVSELNAAVGADRNAHGKKPLKPREDVIEEKEVKVSMTDPDSGYMIRDGKPEGFFYLDHRTVDLKYNMITDVHVTAGNVHDSVPYLSRLDRQQERFGFKVEAVALDSGYLTSPICKGLQSRNIFAVIAHRRFHPTQGLFPKWKFTYDAERNLYVCPAKHELPYKTTNREGYRQYASDPQHCKNCPLLNECTRSRNHRKVVTRHVWEDSKEWVRGNRLSRSGKYLYRKRKETIERSFADAKELHGFRYCRLRGLQNVREQALMTAAVQNMKKMAIHLDRLEKRG; this is encoded by the exons ATGTTGCGTTCGAATCGAGAAAAACAGCAGGCTTACGAATTTGTTTCGATTGAAGAATTGGTTCCTCAAGATCATCTGCTCCGTAAAGTGGACAAGTATATCGATTTCTCTTTCATCGACGAAAAGGTTCGTCCGCTTTACTGTGCGGATACTGGGCGGCCTGCTATCGACCCTGTCGTGTTATTTAAGATGATTTTCCTCGGTTATTTTTATGGCATCCGTTCCGAACGCCAACTCGAACGTGAAATTCAAACCAACCTTGCTTACCGCTGGTTTTTGGGGTTAGGTTTAACCGACAAAGTGCCGGACCACTCTACGATTAGCTGGAATCGTCGCACGCGCTTTAAAGACACCGAGATTTTTCAGGAGATCTTCGATGAGATTGTGCTTCAAGCTATCCAGCACCGTATGGTGGGCGGACGTGTCTTAGTTACCGACTCAACCCACGTCAAAGCGAATGCGAACAAGCATAAATACACAAAAGAACAGGTTTTGCAAAACACTCGTGGTTATGTGAGTGAACTTAATGCGGCCGTAGGGGCTGACCGGAATGCACATGGAAAAAAGC CGCTAAAGCCAAGAGAGGACGTGATCGAGGAAAAGGAAGTTAAAGTGAGCATGACAGATCCCGACAGCGGTTATATGATTCGTGATGGGAAACCGGAAGGATTCTTCTATTTAGACCACCGTACCGTGGACCTGAAATATAATATGATTACGGATGTCCATGTCACCGCCGGAAATGTCCATGATTCTGTACCGTATTTGTCCCGTTTGGATCGTCAACAAGAACGATTTGGTTTTAAAGTCGAAGCCGTTGCTCTGGACTCCGGGTACTTGACTTCACCCATCTGCAAAGGGCTGCAAAGCCGAAACATTTTTGCCGTTATTGCTCACCGAAGATTTCACCCGACCCAGGGTTTATTCCCTAAATGGAAGTTCACGTATGATGCGGAGCGCAATCTTTATGTTTGCCCTGCAAAGCACGAATTACCATACAAGACGACCAACCGTGAGGGATACCGACAGTACGCTTCGGATCCACAGCACTGCAAGAACTGCCCGTTATTAAATGAATGCACGCGGTCTCGCAACCACCGAAAGGTGGTAACTCGTCATGTCTGGGAGGACAGCAAAGAGTGGGTGCGAGGCAACCGGTTGAGTCGATCCGGGAAATATCTCTACCGAAAACGAAAAGAAACGATTGAGCGAAGCTTCGCGGATGCCAAAGAGCTCCATGGGTTTCGCTATTGCCGTTTGCGCGGGCTGCAAAACGTCAGGGAACAGGCCCTGATGACAGCAGCTGTACAGAACATGAAGAAGATGGCGATCCACCTGGATCGCCTGGAAAAACGGGGGTAA
- a CDS encoding transcriptional regulator, whose product MKYELGRCLLNERLMESGKSAEWLAKDLLMKPERVYDFIENKRVMPLKIAISIADSIGCDVRALYELVPIDNEVKGD is encoded by the coding sequence TTGAAATATGAACTAGGACGCTGCTTACTGAATGAACGATTGATGGAATCCGGAAAGTCAGCGGAATGGCTGGCCAAAGACCTGTTAATGAAACCGGAACGAGTTTACGATTTTATTGAAAACAAACGAGTAATGCCACTCAAGATTGCCATATCGATCGCCGATTCCATCGGTTGTGATGTTCGTGCATTATATGAGTTAGTTCCGATCGATAATGAAGTTAAGGGAGATTAA
- a CDS encoding DoxX family protein, with translation MTVFSIVIQSLLILYYLFSGSAKVMGAKYWVDIFNTLRLPQWFRIVTGLVQLVGAIVLIIGYWVDGAVAWAGIWLGITMLVAFLAHIRVKDPFGKTVTPVVFLVLIIILTFINADGLSLSFL, from the coding sequence ATGACTGTATTTTCGATTGTAATTCAAAGTTTATTGATCCTGTACTACCTCTTTTCAGGTTCTGCAAAGGTTATGGGCGCAAAATATTGGGTCGATATTTTCAACACGCTTAGATTGCCTCAGTGGTTTCGGATCGTCACCGGATTAGTTCAGTTAGTAGGTGCCATAGTACTCATCATCGGCTACTGGGTTGATGGAGCGGTCGCATGGGCCGGGATTTGGCTTGGAATTACGATGCTGGTGGCGTTCCTTGCGCATATAAGGGTTAAGGATCCGTTCGGCAAAACGGTGACACCCGTTGTGTTTCTTGTGCTAATCATCATTCTAACCTTCATTAATGCAGATGGTCTCTCGCTTTCCTTTTTATGA
- a CDS encoding ATP-binding protein, with protein sequence MSEHDELAAQRRKNLRLIHFSKEDQSLVESEKPKETFADVGGLEEVKKKIRMNFILPLKQPEVYAAYGKQAGGSLLLYGPPGCGKTFLARAVAGEIDANFFQVELQSILSMYSGQSEHNLHDIFEKARENKPCVIFIDEIDALGGSRHQMRQHHDRMLVNQLLLELDGLQAENDNVFVIGATNTPWYLDSALRRPGRFNHLVFVPPPEEAERQTILELKLSGKPLGSLNLPRIAAETKFYSGADLEQLVHDAVESAMERTFEKGEIQPITQDDLKRSAKGRKATTLDWFATAKNYATFSDVNGDYQTVLDYIKKHGVKS encoded by the coding sequence ATGTCGGAACATGATGAACTAGCAGCGCAAAGACGCAAAAATTTAAGGCTTATTCATTTCAGCAAAGAGGATCAATCGCTTGTCGAGTCTGAGAAGCCAAAAGAGACGTTTGCCGACGTCGGAGGCTTGGAAGAGGTTAAGAAGAAAATCAGAATGAATTTTATATTACCTCTGAAGCAGCCGGAAGTATATGCTGCATACGGCAAACAAGCTGGAGGGAGCTTGCTCCTGTACGGGCCACCCGGATGCGGCAAAACATTTTTGGCACGAGCGGTGGCAGGCGAGATCGATGCTAATTTCTTTCAAGTAGAGCTTCAGTCAATTCTTTCGATGTATTCTGGCCAGAGCGAACATAATTTACACGATATATTTGAAAAAGCGCGGGAAAACAAACCTTGCGTTATTTTCATTGATGAAATCGATGCCCTTGGAGGCAGCCGGCATCAAATGCGCCAGCATCATGACCGCATGCTTGTTAACCAATTACTGCTGGAGCTTGACGGTCTGCAGGCGGAGAACGATAACGTGTTTGTCATCGGAGCAACCAATACGCCTTGGTACCTTGATTCCGCATTGAGACGTCCCGGACGCTTTAACCATCTGGTTTTTGTACCGCCGCCTGAAGAGGCAGAGCGTCAAACCATTCTGGAACTGAAGCTATCCGGTAAGCCGCTGGGCTCGCTGAACCTGCCCAGAATTGCTGCAGAGACGAAGTTTTATTCCGGAGCCGACTTAGAGCAGTTAGTCCATGATGCCGTAGAATCAGCGATGGAGCGTACGTTTGAGAAGGGTGAGATCCAGCCTATCACTCAGGACGATTTAAAGAGATCCGCAAAGGGCCGGAAGGCAACAACGCTGGATTGGTTTGCTACTGCAAAGAATTACGCGACGTTCAGTGACGTTAACGGGGATTATCAAACCGTATTGGATTACATTAAGAAGCATGGCGTCAAGTCGTAA
- a CDS encoding SDR family oxidoreductase produces the protein MILVTGATGSVGREVVRLLHEDGYRVRAVSRDPERANFPVEVEGVAGDLTKPESLLSALDGVDKVFWMLPLAADFNFPRIARQCGVRHIVLLSAATVEIGIDNAIARLHLNAEQAVRESGASWTFLRPSGFMTDTFRWQDSIRSEGVVRVPFGDLSIPVIDSRDTAAVAAKALSTDGHEGKVYTLTGPESLTRRQQARILGEVLGREIGFESITDDLAREQLLRHMPAEMVEALFDLSKQGQRFSKVLPTVKEVTGRAPRTFKQWVADHSEAFL, from the coding sequence ATGATCTTAGTTACAGGTGCCACAGGCTCGGTAGGCCGTGAAGTGGTACGGTTGCTGCACGAGGATGGTTATAGGGTGCGGGCGGTCAGCCGTGATCCGGAGAGGGCGAATTTTCCTGTTGAAGTTGAGGGGGTTGCCGGAGATCTAACGAAGCCGGAGTCGCTTTTATCCGCATTGGACGGAGTGGACAAAGTTTTTTGGATGTTACCCCTCGCCGCCGACTTTAACTTCCCACGGATCGCCCGGCAGTGCGGGGTTCGGCATATCGTATTGCTTTCAGCGGCAACCGTTGAAATTGGAATAGATAATGCTATTGCGCGACTTCACTTAAATGCCGAGCAGGCAGTAAGGGAATCGGGCGCATCTTGGACCTTCCTGCGGCCGAGCGGTTTCATGACGGATACGTTCCGATGGCAAGATTCGATCAGGTCCGAGGGGGTTGTCCGGGTACCGTTTGGCGACCTCAGCATTCCAGTCATCGATTCACGGGACACTGCTGCCGTCGCTGCGAAAGCGCTAAGCACTGATGGACATGAGGGTAAGGTTTATACGTTAACCGGACCAGAATCGCTAACTCGCCGGCAGCAAGCGCGAATACTTGGCGAGGTATTGGGGCGAGAAATCGGGTTTGAATCGATCACAGACGATCTCGCCCGTGAACAGTTACTTCGACATATGCCTGCGGAAATGGTTGAAGCTCTCTTTGATCTATCTAAACAAGGTCAACGCTTCTCTAAAGTGCTGCCTACAGTAAAAGAAGTAACCGGCCGGGCACCTCGCACCTTCAAACAGTGGGTGGCCGATCATTCCGAAGCTTTCCTGTAA
- a CDS encoding helix-turn-helix domain-containing protein → MTIRYMIDGKPALNSNHLEWEHIQYVKWSKVAPQESYVESMPYYLITVNSTPEPIKAVSRFEGRDNERLARVGETAIFMPGNLEYFRLEKVEASFSCIMLSPSLVEQVATQADLNIVDHGELINKISLYDSKLFQLSQWLEDGINNNGARGKLYVESLSNLMALHLLEMNKTSPHKQLYVSKNLSEQQLARAIEFMNVHFDRDISLEELAKLVNLSQTHLIRMFKQTTGLSPYQYFLHLRIDKAKTLIKSREFTVGEIAGILGFTDQSHLNRHFKRITGLSPREYMSTWIV, encoded by the coding sequence ATGACGATACGTTATATGATAGATGGCAAGCCTGCATTAAACAGCAATCATCTGGAATGGGAACATATTCAATACGTGAAGTGGAGTAAAGTTGCCCCTCAGGAAAGCTACGTTGAATCAATGCCTTATTATTTGATTACCGTAAATTCAACCCCAGAACCGATTAAGGCGGTGTCGCGTTTCGAAGGACGTGACAACGAGCGACTGGCGAGAGTTGGTGAGACCGCTATATTCATGCCTGGCAATTTAGAATACTTTCGTTTGGAGAAGGTGGAGGCTTCTTTTAGTTGTATTATGCTGTCTCCTTCGTTGGTTGAACAAGTGGCAACTCAAGCTGACTTGAATATAGTCGATCATGGTGAATTAATAAACAAAATATCTTTATATGATTCGAAACTATTTCAATTAAGTCAATGGTTAGAAGATGGAATCAATAACAACGGAGCAAGAGGAAAGCTATACGTCGAATCATTATCCAATCTGATGGCCCTTCATCTGTTGGAGATGAATAAAACCTCCCCTCATAAGCAGCTTTATGTTTCGAAGAACTTATCAGAACAACAACTGGCAAGAGCCATTGAGTTTATGAATGTCCATTTTGATCGGGATATTTCGCTTGAAGAGTTGGCTAAACTGGTCAATTTAAGTCAAACCCATTTGATTCGAATGTTTAAACAAACGACGGGATTAAGTCCTTATCAATATTTCTTGCACTTAAGGATTGATAAAGCGAAGACGCTTATCAAGAGCCGTGAATTTACAGTGGGAGAAATTGCAGGGATTCTCGGATTTACCGACCAAAGTCATTTGAATCGCCATTTTAAGCGAATTACTGGGTTGTCTCCGAGAGAATACATGTCAACTTGGATCGTTTAA
- a CDS encoding SDR family oxidoreductase — translation MSKKTAIVVGATGIIGSYLLDYLSKLDDWNVKGIARNIPRKHPERYISMDLLDARGVKEKFHTLGDVTHIFYAAYQDYPSLTKEQIEVNTSMLENIVKAAEESSDALERVVLMQGAKVYGAHLGKFKTPAKESDPRHLPPNFYYNQEDFLREHQKGKSWSWTILRPDLVAGISIGNPMSISMVIAVYASISKELDLPLRFPGKEGAYHALVQVTDAELLARASVWAAVQSHTALEVFNITNGDLFRWEQLWPKFAAYFDMDYAPVQTISLSEMMPLQKDTWNTMVEKYRLQPVPYTKAAAWPFGDFIFGSEYDVISDTTKIKQYGFHEVIDSEKRFLELFDEFKNEKLIP, via the coding sequence ATGTCAAAAAAAACCGCGATTGTCGTTGGGGCGACAGGAATCATTGGCAGTTATTTGTTGGACTATCTCAGCAAGCTGGACGACTGGAACGTAAAAGGGATTGCCAGAAATATCCCGCGCAAACATCCGGAACGTTATATCAGTATGGATCTGTTAGATGCACGCGGTGTCAAAGAAAAGTTTCACACATTGGGCGATGTGACCCATATTTTTTATGCCGCTTATCAGGACTATCCTTCCCTTACCAAGGAACAAATTGAAGTTAACACAAGCATGCTTGAAAATATTGTAAAAGCGGCCGAAGAATCTTCAGACGCTCTGGAAAGGGTTGTGTTGATGCAGGGGGCTAAAGTGTATGGCGCTCACTTGGGCAAGTTCAAAACACCAGCCAAGGAAAGTGACCCACGCCATCTTCCACCGAATTTTTATTATAATCAAGAAGATTTCCTGCGTGAGCATCAGAAAGGAAAGAGCTGGTCATGGACCATTTTAAGGCCCGACCTCGTAGCCGGGATATCCATTGGAAATCCGATGAGCATTTCGATGGTGATCGCTGTATACGCCTCGATATCGAAAGAGCTGGATCTGCCTCTTAGGTTCCCTGGCAAAGAGGGGGCATACCACGCATTGGTTCAAGTTACCGATGCTGAATTGCTTGCGCGAGCCTCGGTTTGGGCGGCTGTTCAATCCCACACTGCCTTGGAGGTATTTAACATTACTAACGGAGATTTATTTCGCTGGGAACAGCTTTGGCCTAAATTTGCAGCCTATTTTGACATGGACTATGCTCCCGTCCAGACAATTTCCTTGTCGGAGATGATGCCGCTTCAAAAAGATACATGGAACACGATGGTGGAGAAATACCGCTTGCAGCCCGTACCGTATACGAAAGCAGCTGCTTGGCCATTCGGCGATTTTATATTCGGATCCGAATATGATGTGATATCGGATACGACGAAAATTAAACAATACGGATTCCATGAAGTCATCGATAGCGAGAAGCGGTTTTTAGAATTATTTGATGAGTTTAAAAATGAAAAATTGATTCCTTAA
- a CDS encoding histidine phosphatase family protein: MEIIFIRHGHGEHLIDYPNRLNTLHPGLTEYGKFQVGQLRNDINIDSDDLVLVSPTKRTIETAAILKNDLDFVISPFVGPRMFPLNPELPFLACDHILSKTEIRILYGDTEILDLNVECWKEGINQIGQDIFERYAKRLIEWIGERYNRVFVISHDGTITNYRILLGEKGLTREDFPGEAGVYRLKL; this comes from the coding sequence TTGGAAATCATATTTATCCGGCACGGTCACGGAGAGCATCTGATCGATTATCCAAATCGGTTGAATACTCTGCATCCTGGTCTTACGGAGTACGGCAAATTTCAAGTAGGGCAGTTGCGAAATGACATTAATATCGATTCTGATGATTTAGTTCTTGTCAGTCCAACCAAACGCACAATAGAGACGGCAGCTATTTTAAAAAATGATTTGGACTTTGTGATTTCTCCGTTTGTTGGTCCGAGAATGTTTCCTCTGAACCCCGAACTCCCTTTTCTAGCATGTGATCATATCCTTTCTAAAACTGAAATTCGAATTCTGTATGGAGATACAGAAATTCTTGATCTCAATGTGGAGTGCTGGAAAGAAGGAATTAACCAGATTGGGCAAGATATCTTTGAAAGATATGCTAAGCGGTTAATAGAGTGGATCGGGGAAAGATATAATAGAGTATTCGTGATATCACATGATGGTACCATAACGAATTATCGGATATTGCTTGGAGAAAAAGGATTGACCCGGGAAGATTTTCCCGGTGAGGCTGGGGTATATCGATTGAAGCTGTAG
- a CDS encoding winged helix-turn-helix transcriptional regulator yields the protein MRPETSDYAANVTLGIIEGKWKLLILCHLRNGTKRFSEFIHIIPGITQKVLTYQLRELETHRLVKRQVYPEIPPRVEYSLTEYGKSLIPLMDLMNQWGEEHQKLIRRMGQIC from the coding sequence ATGAGACCCGAAACATCCGATTATGCTGCGAATGTGACCCTTGGGATCATTGAAGGGAAATGGAAGCTGTTAATTCTTTGTCATTTGCGCAACGGCACGAAACGATTCAGTGAATTTATCCATATCATACCTGGCATTACACAAAAAGTTTTGACTTATCAATTAAGAGAGCTGGAAACTCATCGCTTGGTGAAACGACAAGTGTACCCGGAAATCCCTCCGAGAGTTGAATATTCGTTGACTGAATATGGAAAAAGCTTGATTCCCCTCATGGATTTAATGAATCAGTGGGGAGAAGAGCACCAAAAGTTAATCCGTCGGATGGGGCAAATTTGCTGA